In one window of Leifsonia sp. NPDC080035 DNA:
- a CDS encoding tail fiber protein: protein MSDPFIAEIRLVPYDYAPRGWAFCDGQLLSIAQNTALYALLGNTYGGDGRSNFALPNLQGRTVLGAGTDSTGFPHALGESAGAESVALLSIEMPAHSHTVRVTAAAGTTGAPSGASFAMPRVGRTPEAAYGTTPAVPLHPGTVGQAGSGQPHNNMQPYLVLHYIIALQGIFPPRN from the coding sequence ATGAGTGACCCCTTCATCGCCGAGATTCGGCTCGTACCCTACGACTACGCTCCGCGTGGCTGGGCGTTCTGCGACGGCCAGCTCCTCTCCATCGCGCAGAACACCGCGCTGTACGCGCTGCTCGGCAACACCTACGGCGGCGACGGGCGCTCGAACTTCGCGCTGCCGAACCTGCAGGGGCGAACGGTCCTCGGCGCCGGCACCGACAGCACCGGGTTCCCGCACGCGCTCGGCGAGTCAGCCGGCGCCGAGAGCGTCGCCCTGCTCAGCATCGAGATGCCCGCGCACTCCCACACCGTGCGGGTGACCGCGGCGGCCGGAACGACGGGCGCGCCCTCCGGTGCCTCGTTCGCGATGCCGCGGGTCGGACGCACGCCGGAGGCCGCCTACGGCACGACCCCGGCGGTGCCGCTCCACCCGGGCACGGTCGGTCAGGCAGGCTCCGGCCAGCCGCACAACAACATGCAGCCCTACCTCGTGCTGCACTACATCATCGCCCTGCAGGGGATCTTCCCGCCGCGGAACTGA
- a CDS encoding zinc-dependent alcohol dehydrogenase family protein — MLATIIHGERDVRLEEVPDPVLSTGGDAIVRVVAACVCGSDLWPYRGVTPTEKPRRIGHEFVGVVEQVGADVRTIAPGDFVIAPFYDCDMTCVNCRNGVSTSCLHGGWWGAADRMGGFADGGQGERVRVPHADGSLVATPEYPREELIPSLLTLADVMGTGHHAAVSAGVREGSTVVVVGDGAVGLCAVLASARLGASRIVAMSRHEPRQELARRFGATDIIAERGDAGVAAVKELFDGIGADCVLEAVGTKESMDQAIRSARPGGMVGYVGVPNGGPELPVRPLFQSNIGVNGGVAPVRNYVEELLQDVWSGAIEPGKVFDLELPLADIAEAYAAMDERRAIKTLVRP; from the coding sequence ATGCTTGCCACCATCATCCACGGGGAACGCGACGTCCGTCTCGAGGAGGTCCCCGACCCCGTCCTCTCCACCGGGGGCGACGCCATCGTGCGCGTCGTCGCCGCCTGCGTCTGCGGCTCGGACCTCTGGCCGTACCGGGGCGTCACGCCCACCGAGAAGCCGCGCCGGATCGGCCACGAGTTCGTCGGCGTCGTGGAGCAGGTGGGCGCTGACGTGCGCACCATCGCCCCTGGCGACTTCGTGATCGCGCCGTTCTACGACTGCGACATGACCTGCGTCAACTGCCGCAACGGCGTCAGCACGTCGTGCCTGCACGGCGGCTGGTGGGGCGCCGCCGACCGCATGGGCGGGTTCGCCGACGGCGGCCAGGGCGAGCGGGTGCGCGTTCCGCATGCCGACGGCTCCCTGGTGGCGACGCCGGAGTACCCGCGCGAGGAGCTCATCCCGAGCCTGCTGACGCTCGCGGATGTGATGGGAACCGGCCACCACGCTGCCGTCTCGGCCGGGGTGCGCGAGGGCAGCACGGTCGTCGTCGTGGGCGACGGCGCGGTGGGCCTGTGCGCGGTGCTCGCCTCGGCGCGGCTCGGCGCATCCCGGATCGTCGCGATGTCGCGGCACGAACCGCGGCAGGAGCTCGCGCGCCGGTTCGGCGCGACGGACATCATCGCCGAGCGCGGGGATGCCGGCGTCGCGGCCGTGAAGGAGCTCTTCGACGGGATCGGCGCGGACTGCGTGCTCGAGGCCGTCGGGACGAAGGAGTCGATGGACCAGGCGATCCGGTCGGCCCGGCCCGGCGGCATGGTCGGCTACGTCGGCGTCCCGAACGGCGGTCCGGAGCTGCCGGTGCGCCCGCTCTTCCAGAGCAACATCGGCGTGAACGGCGGCGTCGCCCCGGTTCGCAACTACGTCGAGGAGCTGCTGCAGGACGTCTGGTCGGGCGCGATCGAGCCCGGCAAGGTCTTCGACCTGGAACTGCCGCTCGCCGACATCGCCGAGGCGTACGCCGCGATGGACGAGCGCCGCGCGATCAAGACGCTGGTCCGCCCGTAG
- a CDS encoding nitroreductase family protein, translating into MSLTDTATRAAETSVPLLPALAERWSPRAFDASATIDEDKLTAALEAARWSPSAANTQPWRFIVARRGSEAFDTIVGSLMGFNTAWAGAASVLIVAVAEVVDAEGNERRWATYDLGQAMAHLSVQAHHDGLHVHQMGGFDPEALRAAFGIEGRFTPVSVTALGTLGDVDALPEALRERELAPRTRRPLPEVLLVNE; encoded by the coding sequence ATGTCGCTCACCGACACCGCCACCCGTGCCGCCGAGACCTCCGTCCCGCTGCTGCCCGCGCTCGCCGAGCGCTGGAGTCCGCGAGCGTTCGACGCCAGCGCCACCATCGACGAGGACAAGCTGACCGCCGCCCTGGAGGCCGCGCGCTGGTCGCCGTCCGCCGCGAACACGCAGCCCTGGCGGTTCATCGTCGCGCGCCGCGGCAGCGAGGCGTTCGACACGATCGTCGGTTCCCTGATGGGCTTCAACACCGCGTGGGCCGGCGCCGCGAGCGTTCTGATCGTCGCCGTGGCCGAGGTCGTCGACGCCGAGGGCAACGAGCGCCGCTGGGCGACCTACGACCTGGGCCAGGCCATGGCGCACCTCAGCGTCCAGGCGCACCACGACGGCCTCCACGTCCACCAGATGGGCGGCTTCGACCCCGAAGCGCTGCGCGCGGCGTTCGGAATCGAGGGCCGCTTCACGCCGGTTTCGGTGACCGCTCTCGGCACCCTGGGCGACGTCGACGCCCTCCCGGAGGCGCTGCGCGAGCGCGAGCTCGCCCCGCGCACCCGCCGCCCGCTCCCCGAGGTGCTGCTCGTCAACGAGTGA
- a CDS encoding putative Ig domain-containing protein codes for MPSSAPRRLGLTAAAVVVSVLAALLGTAAPAQAADATITVGTTADGDATGACTSPGILTLSSPVTLRSAICVANNRGGAQVVDVPSGSYALTGGTLPVGTQPGADITIQGTSSSTITGDGEHQVFLLDPAMIGGVAVTLDGLTVSGGVDDVYGGGAVLGGSPDPSAPADALVIRNSTFSGNRANTSGGSTAAPGGAVQFAGGSLTVTNSTFTGNDAGTSSGGAIAYQSVQSTGQGLRIDGSTFTGNSATATGLTGGAAVDVADTAASGVTFTITDSTFTGNTVNAGTGRFRGSAILLESGKLTLTGSTFGGNRNATADGSAIAVSGGALTAQYNRFAGDNGVALALLGGQAAATENWWGCGGAPGASGCDAVSGPATTSPYLTLTATAAANPLVQPATSTTVTASLLVDSAGAAVPATKLGAFAGTDVAWTANGIAGATVSPGTSALAAGTASTTFTSASPGTGTVTAALAGAGASAAVAIGVYAPPAIASTPLTGVVGRPQSSVISASGYPTPALALDTAAPAGLSLTDNHDGTATLTGTPTGPAGDYALAVAATNSAGRVVATIPYSLNQTAAFSSPPSAQFRVGSAGAFTITTTGRPTPSPIALSGPLPTGLTFTDAGNGSATIAGTPAPGTGGITTITLSATNGVGAPATQSLTISVLEAPRVTSSAETAARVGDAVSFTVTTAHAYPVPVLTRTGTLPAGLAFTDNGDGTASIAGTPTGPGGSFPITVGATSAAGSTAAPLTIVVAEPPAITLAASNQTVGDGATATFTAAASGFPAPGVQWFVSEDGGSSWRELTGETAPTLSFRAALAQNGNRYRATFTSTAGSASTEATLTVTLTPGITSAAGASFAIGSAGTFTVTTTGSPVPALRTGTTLPSWLGFTDNGDGTATIAGTPPAGSGGAYPIAITAANGALPDATQDFVLTVPEQPAITSAAATTFTVGASGSFTITTAPGYPALRTLAVSGALPSGVRFVDRGDGSGVLTGTPDAGTGGVYALTVTSASAGSPAATQAFVLTVDEAATFTSASRLEVTRGVEVDFAIATGHAYPAVTAIGVAGTLPAGLVFTDNGDGTATITGTTLDAEGSVPLTLTAGAGSQTLTLEVSNAPVRPLPAVPIVADGPLGGVPSTAVPGQSLTVTASGFAADSPVTFGIYSTPVVVAQVDADVNGVATATIVIPAGYTGAHTLLAIGTAPDGSERVLRSAVLLPGGTGGGSGGPGGSGGGAGEPAAPAGAGGGLAGTGSDVGGIALLAVLLLAAGVAVVVRRRVRRA; via the coding sequence ATGCCGTCTTCCGCTCCACGCCGCCTCGGGCTGACCGCCGCGGCGGTCGTCGTCTCCGTCCTCGCCGCCCTGCTCGGCACCGCGGCGCCCGCCCAGGCGGCGGACGCGACGATCACGGTCGGGACCACGGCGGACGGGGATGCGACCGGAGCGTGCACGTCGCCCGGCATCCTCACCCTCTCCTCGCCCGTCACCTTGCGCAGCGCGATCTGCGTCGCGAACAACCGCGGCGGTGCACAGGTCGTCGACGTGCCTTCCGGCTCCTACGCCCTCACGGGCGGGACGCTGCCGGTCGGCACGCAGCCGGGCGCGGACATCACCATCCAGGGAACGAGCTCGTCGACGATCACCGGGGACGGCGAGCACCAGGTGTTCCTGCTCGACCCGGCGATGATCGGCGGCGTCGCCGTGACATTGGACGGCCTCACCGTTTCGGGGGGCGTCGACGATGTCTACGGCGGCGGCGCGGTGCTCGGCGGCTCGCCGGACCCGAGCGCACCCGCAGACGCGCTGGTCATCCGGAACTCGACCTTCAGCGGCAACCGCGCGAACACCTCCGGCGGTTCCACGGCCGCCCCCGGAGGCGCCGTGCAGTTCGCCGGTGGCTCGCTCACGGTGACGAACAGCACCTTCACCGGCAACGACGCGGGCACCAGTTCCGGCGGCGCGATCGCCTACCAGTCCGTGCAGTCGACCGGTCAGGGCCTCCGCATCGACGGCAGCACGTTCACCGGCAACAGCGCGACGGCCACCGGGCTCACCGGTGGCGCCGCCGTCGACGTCGCCGACACCGCCGCCAGCGGCGTCACGTTCACGATCACGGACAGCACCTTCACCGGCAACACCGTCAACGCGGGCACGGGCCGCTTCCGCGGCTCGGCAATCCTGCTGGAGAGCGGGAAGCTCACCCTGACCGGCTCGACCTTCGGCGGGAACCGCAACGCCACGGCGGACGGTTCGGCCATCGCGGTGAGCGGAGGCGCGCTGACCGCCCAGTACAACCGGTTCGCCGGCGACAACGGCGTGGCCCTCGCCCTGCTCGGCGGGCAGGCTGCGGCCACCGAGAACTGGTGGGGATGCGGGGGAGCGCCGGGCGCGAGCGGCTGCGACGCCGTCTCGGGGCCGGCCACCACGTCGCCGTACCTCACCCTGACCGCGACCGCGGCCGCGAATCCGCTCGTCCAGCCCGCCACGAGCACGACCGTGACCGCGAGCCTCCTCGTCGACTCCGCAGGCGCGGCCGTCCCCGCGACGAAGCTCGGCGCCTTCGCAGGGACCGACGTCGCCTGGACCGCGAACGGGATCGCCGGTGCGACCGTCTCGCCGGGCACGTCCGCGCTCGCCGCGGGCACCGCATCCACCACGTTCACCTCGGCGAGCCCGGGGACCGGCACCGTGACCGCGGCGCTCGCCGGCGCCGGCGCCAGCGCCGCAGTCGCGATCGGGGTGTACGCCCCGCCGGCGATCGCCTCGACGCCGCTGACCGGTGTGGTCGGCCGGCCCCAGTCGTCCGTGATCTCGGCGAGCGGCTACCCGACTCCCGCGCTCGCCCTTGACACCGCGGCGCCCGCGGGGCTGAGCCTGACCGACAACCACGACGGCACCGCGACGCTCACCGGCACCCCGACCGGTCCGGCCGGGGACTACGCCCTGGCGGTGGCCGCGACCAACTCCGCGGGCCGCGTGGTCGCCACCATCCCGTATTCGCTCAACCAGACCGCCGCGTTCTCGAGCCCTCCCAGCGCGCAGTTCCGCGTCGGCAGCGCGGGCGCGTTCACGATCACCACGACCGGTCGCCCGACGCCGTCGCCGATCGCGCTGAGCGGTCCGCTGCCCACCGGTCTCACGTTCACCGACGCCGGGAACGGCTCGGCCACGATCGCCGGGACGCCCGCGCCGGGGACGGGCGGGATCACCACGATCACGCTCTCGGCGACCAACGGCGTCGGCGCTCCCGCGACGCAGTCGCTCACCATCAGCGTCCTCGAGGCTCCGCGGGTCACGAGCAGCGCCGAGACCGCCGCCCGCGTCGGCGACGCCGTCTCCTTCACCGTGACCACCGCGCACGCCTACCCCGTACCGGTCCTCACCCGGACCGGGACGCTCCCGGCAGGGCTCGCCTTCACCGACAATGGCGACGGAACGGCGAGCATCGCCGGAACGCCGACGGGGCCGGGCGGGTCGTTCCCGATCACCGTCGGCGCAACCAGCGCCGCCGGGTCGACGGCGGCGCCGCTGACCATCGTCGTCGCCGAGCCGCCGGCGATCACGCTCGCCGCGTCGAACCAGACCGTCGGCGACGGCGCGACGGCGACGTTCACCGCCGCGGCGAGCGGCTTCCCCGCCCCCGGCGTCCAGTGGTTCGTCTCCGAGGACGGAGGCAGCAGCTGGCGCGAGCTCACGGGCGAGACCGCCCCGACCCTGAGCTTCCGCGCCGCGTTGGCGCAGAACGGGAACCGCTACCGCGCGACGTTCACGAGCACGGCGGGCAGCGCATCCACCGAGGCGACCCTGACGGTCACCCTGACGCCGGGCATCACGAGCGCGGCGGGAGCCTCGTTCGCTATCGGTTCCGCCGGCACGTTCACGGTGACGACGACCGGATCGCCGGTCCCCGCCCTGCGGACGGGCACGACGCTCCCCTCCTGGCTGGGCTTCACGGACAATGGCGACGGCACGGCGACGATCGCCGGAACGCCGCCCGCGGGCTCCGGCGGGGCGTACCCGATCGCGATCACCGCGGCCAACGGTGCGCTGCCCGACGCGACGCAGGACTTCGTGCTGACCGTTCCGGAGCAGCCGGCGATCACGAGCGCCGCCGCGACGACGTTCACGGTCGGCGCATCCGGCTCGTTCACGATCACGACCGCGCCCGGGTATCCGGCGCTCCGCACCCTGGCGGTGTCGGGAGCGCTGCCGAGCGGCGTGCGCTTCGTCGACCGCGGCGACGGCAGCGGCGTGCTCACGGGCACGCCGGACGCAGGGACGGGAGGGGTCTATGCCCTCACGGTGACCAGCGCGAGCGCCGGCTCCCCGGCGGCGACGCAGGCGTTCGTGCTCACGGTCGACGAGGCCGCGACCTTCACCAGCGCATCGCGCCTGGAGGTGACGCGCGGCGTCGAGGTGGACTTCGCGATCGCGACGGGCCACGCGTATCCCGCGGTCACGGCGATCGGCGTCGCGGGGACGCTTCCGGCGGGTCTGGTCTTCACGGACAACGGCGACGGTACCGCGACCATCACAGGCACGACGCTGGATGCGGAGGGCTCCGTCCCGCTGACGCTGACGGCCGGCGCCGGGAGCCAGACGCTGACGCTCGAGGTCTCGAACGCCCCTGTCCGGCCGCTGCCCGCCGTCCCGATCGTCGCGGACGGACCGCTCGGCGGCGTGCCGAGCACCGCGGTCCCCGGCCAGTCGCTGACCGTGACCGCCTCCGGCTTCGCCGCCGACTCCCCGGTGACGTTCGGCATCTACTCGACCCCCGTCGTCGTCGCCCAGGTGGATGCGGACGTGAACGGGGTCGCGACGGCGACGATCGTCATCCCGGCCGGCTACACGGGAGCGCACACGCTGCTCGCGATCGGCACGGCGCCGGACGGCTCGGAGCGGGTGCTCCGGTCGGCGGTGCTGCTGCCGGGCGGGACCGGTGGCGGCTCTGGTGGCCCGGGCGGCTCGGGTGGCGGTGCGGGCGAGCCTGCAGCCCCGGCGGGCGCGGGCGGCGGCCTCGCCGGCACCGGGAGCGACGTCGGCGGCATCGCCCTCCTGGCCGTGCTGCTCCTGGCCGCGGGCGTCGCCGTCGTGGTGAGGAGGCGCGTGCGCCGGGCGTAG
- a CDS encoding DUF1345 domain-containing protein, producing MDDDRITEVDSRKSESPAKGGRISRLRVACMVGAGILTAVVVGFTGGWVFAASAGWAVACAVYVVWVWATISRMDGPATRAHASREDPSKTTSDTLLLVASVASLVAVALLLGQATKAKPPEKDLLAIVAGTSVALSWFFIHTLYTLRYAVLYYTKPELGGISFNQDDPPRYLDFAYLSFTVGMTFQVSDTDISSTTIRAVILRHMMLSYLFGAVILALSVNIVASLAA from the coding sequence ATGGACGACGATCGCATCACCGAGGTGGACAGCCGGAAGTCCGAGAGTCCGGCGAAGGGCGGCCGGATCTCGCGGCTCCGCGTCGCGTGCATGGTGGGCGCGGGCATCCTCACCGCCGTCGTGGTCGGGTTCACCGGCGGCTGGGTCTTCGCGGCCTCGGCCGGGTGGGCGGTCGCGTGCGCCGTCTACGTCGTCTGGGTCTGGGCCACCATCTCGAGGATGGACGGCCCGGCCACGCGCGCGCACGCCTCGCGGGAGGATCCGTCCAAGACGACGAGCGACACCCTGCTGCTCGTCGCGTCGGTGGCGAGCCTGGTTGCCGTCGCCCTGCTGCTGGGGCAGGCGACGAAGGCCAAACCGCCCGAGAAGGATCTGCTGGCGATCGTCGCCGGCACCTCCGTCGCGCTGTCGTGGTTCTTCATCCACACGCTCTACACGCTGCGCTACGCGGTGCTGTACTACACGAAGCCGGAGCTGGGCGGCATCTCCTTCAACCAGGACGACCCGCCTCGCTACCTCGACTTCGCCTACCTCTCGTTCACGGTGGGGATGACGTTCCAGGTGTCGGACACGGACATCTCCAGCACGACGATCCGCGCGGTCATCCTGCGCCACATGATGCTCTCGTACCTCTTCGGCGCCGTGATCCTGGCGCTGTCGGTGAACATCGTCGCCAGCCTCGCCGCCTGA
- a CDS encoding AAA family ATPase has protein sequence MANMQGAPSTQEEAKSALEQYGVNLTEIAKSGKLDPVIGRDAEIRRVSQVLTRRTKNNPVLIGEPGVGKTAVVEGLAQRIVAGDVADSLKGKQLVSLDLSALVAGAMYRGQFEERLKAVLKEINDAEGQIITFVDELHILMGAGGGEGSVAASNMLKPMLARGELRLIGATTLNEYREFIEKDAALERRFQQVYVGEPSVEDTVAILRGLKGRYEAHHGVTIEDSALVAAASLSNRYITARQLPDKAIDLIDEAASRLKMEIDSAPVEIDTLQRQVERMKLEEFALKKEKDDASKERLEQLRQRLREQEDELEQLQERWRAEKASLNRVGELRSQLDEAKTQRDLALRDGRYQEASRIEYETIPNIERELAEAERAEQHPDHPRMVNEQVTADDIAAVVAAWTGIPVDRLTQGETEKLLHLEHELGRRIIGQKKAVQAVADAVRRTRAGISDPGRPTGSFLFLGPTGVGKTELAKALAAFLFDDEKAMVRIDMSEYGEKFSVSRLVGAPPGYVGYEQGGQLTEAVRRRPYSVILLDEVEKAHPEVFDVLLQVLDDGRLTDGQGRTVDFRNAILILTSNLGSQYLVDPTLTETEREEAVLQMVRQAFKPEFVNRLDDIVVFSALSQDELGEIVELNIDRLMRRLQERRLELAVTPDARRWLAERGYDPIYGARPLRRLMQREIEDRLATALLAGEIRDGDLVRVDLDPSGDRLTVAPVRDEEE, from the coding sequence ATGGCGAACATGCAGGGCGCGCCCTCCACGCAGGAGGAAGCCAAGAGCGCGCTCGAACAGTACGGCGTGAACCTCACGGAGATCGCCAAGAGCGGCAAGCTCGACCCGGTCATCGGGCGGGACGCCGAGATCCGGCGCGTCAGCCAGGTGCTGACCCGCCGCACCAAGAACAACCCGGTGCTCATCGGCGAGCCCGGCGTCGGCAAGACGGCCGTCGTCGAGGGGCTCGCCCAGCGCATCGTCGCGGGGGACGTGGCCGACTCGCTCAAGGGCAAGCAGCTGGTCTCGCTCGACCTCTCGGCGCTCGTCGCCGGTGCGATGTACCGCGGCCAGTTCGAGGAGCGGCTGAAGGCCGTCCTCAAGGAGATCAACGACGCCGAGGGGCAGATCATCACCTTCGTCGACGAGCTGCACATCCTCATGGGCGCGGGCGGCGGCGAGGGGTCCGTCGCGGCATCCAACATGCTGAAGCCGATGCTGGCCCGCGGCGAGTTGCGGCTCATCGGCGCGACGACGCTCAACGAGTACCGCGAGTTCATCGAGAAGGATGCGGCGCTCGAGCGCCGGTTCCAGCAGGTCTACGTCGGCGAGCCGAGCGTGGAGGACACGGTGGCCATCCTGCGCGGGCTCAAGGGGCGCTACGAGGCGCACCACGGAGTGACGATCGAGGACTCCGCGCTGGTCGCGGCCGCTTCGCTCTCGAACCGGTACATCACCGCCCGTCAGCTGCCGGACAAGGCGATCGACCTCATCGACGAGGCCGCGAGCCGGCTGAAGATGGAGATCGACTCCGCCCCGGTGGAGATCGACACCCTGCAGCGGCAGGTCGAGCGGATGAAGCTGGAGGAGTTCGCCCTCAAGAAGGAGAAGGACGACGCCAGCAAGGAGCGTCTGGAGCAACTGCGGCAGCGTCTGCGTGAGCAGGAGGACGAGCTCGAGCAGCTGCAGGAGCGCTGGCGCGCCGAGAAGGCGTCGCTGAACCGCGTCGGCGAGCTGCGCTCGCAGCTGGACGAGGCCAAGACGCAGCGCGACCTCGCGCTGCGCGACGGCCGCTACCAGGAGGCGTCCCGCATCGAGTACGAGACCATCCCGAACATCGAGCGGGAGCTGGCGGAGGCCGAGCGGGCCGAGCAGCACCCCGACCACCCGCGGATGGTGAACGAGCAGGTCACCGCCGACGACATCGCGGCCGTGGTGGCGGCGTGGACGGGCATCCCCGTCGACAGGCTCACCCAGGGCGAGACCGAGAAGCTGCTGCACCTGGAGCACGAGCTCGGCCGCCGCATCATCGGCCAGAAGAAGGCGGTTCAGGCGGTCGCGGACGCGGTCCGCCGCACGCGCGCCGGGATCTCCGACCCCGGGCGCCCGACCGGATCGTTCCTGTTCCTCGGCCCCACCGGTGTCGGCAAGACCGAGCTGGCGAAGGCGCTCGCCGCCTTCCTGTTCGACGACGAGAAGGCGATGGTGCGCATCGACATGAGCGAGTACGGGGAGAAGTTCTCCGTGTCGCGGCTGGTCGGCGCTCCTCCCGGGTACGTCGGTTACGAGCAGGGCGGCCAGCTGACCGAGGCCGTGCGGCGGCGTCCGTACTCGGTGATCCTGCTCGATGAGGTCGAGAAGGCGCACCCCGAGGTCTTCGACGTGCTGCTGCAGGTGCTCGACGACGGCCGGCTCACCGACGGCCAGGGCCGCACGGTGGACTTCCGCAACGCCATCCTCATCCTCACCTCCAACCTCGGCAGCCAGTACCTGGTCGACCCGACGCTCACCGAGACCGAGCGCGAGGAGGCGGTGCTGCAGATGGTGCGGCAGGCGTTCAAACCGGAGTTCGTGAACCGGCTCGACGACATCGTGGTGTTCTCGGCGCTGAGCCAGGACGAGCTCGGCGAGATCGTCGAGCTCAACATCGACCGGCTGATGCGCCGGCTTCAGGAGCGCCGGCTGGAGCTCGCGGTCACCCCGGACGCGCGACGCTGGCTGGCCGAACGCGGCTACGACCCGATCTACGGTGCCCGGCCGCTCCGCCGGCTGATGCAGCGCGAGATCGAGGACCGGCTGGCGACGGCGCTGCTGGCGGGCGAGATCCGCGACGGCGACCTGGTGCGCGTCGACCTCGACCCGAGCGGGGACCGGCTCACGGTGGCACCGGTGCGGGACGAGGAGGAGTAG
- a CDS encoding tail fiber protein: protein MSDPYIGEIRMFAGTFEPQGWMFCQGQTLSVAAYPALFSLLGTYYGGDGVTTFALPDLRGRFPVGTGQGGGRSSYQLGQYGGAQSVTVIAPQIPSHSHSVAAADSPTTTSAAGAFPAGWADAPYSSTAPSTALAPVQLAQSGGTLPHENRQPYLAMNFIICIDGIFPSREDA, encoded by the coding sequence ATGAGCGATCCGTACATCGGGGAGATCCGGATGTTCGCGGGCACCTTCGAGCCCCAAGGCTGGATGTTCTGCCAGGGCCAGACCCTCTCCGTCGCGGCGTACCCGGCGCTGTTCAGCCTGCTCGGCACGTACTACGGCGGTGACGGCGTCACGACGTTCGCCCTCCCCGACCTCCGCGGCCGCTTCCCGGTCGGCACCGGGCAGGGCGGCGGTCGGTCCAGCTACCAGCTGGGGCAGTATGGCGGGGCGCAGAGCGTGACGGTCATCGCCCCGCAGATCCCCTCCCACAGCCACAGCGTCGCTGCGGCCGACTCCCCCACCACGACGAGCGCCGCGGGGGCCTTCCCGGCGGGCTGGGCCGACGCGCCCTACAGCTCGACCGCGCCGTCGACGGCGCTCGCACCGGTGCAGCTCGCGCAGAGCGGGGGCACGCTGCCGCACGAGAACCGGCAGCCCTACCTGGCGATGAACTTCATCATCTGCATCGACGGCATCTTCCCCAGCCGAGAGGACGCCTGA
- a CDS encoding Rho termination factor N-terminal domain-containing protein: MGKRKKLEKAAEKAYARAEKAIEAAVEAAAAVDKDARKRAKKLRKRLAEQVPAAGGPARRPDGADHTADSTEPDAPIDLTPPLPTVTDDDADTAAEFAGSAATSAPHDPELDRMTVQALRDAARARGILNVSRLTKGQLIERLSD, translated from the coding sequence ATGGGAAAGCGCAAGAAGCTCGAGAAGGCGGCCGAGAAGGCGTACGCACGCGCGGAGAAGGCGATCGAGGCGGCGGTGGAGGCGGCGGCCGCCGTCGACAAGGACGCCAGGAAGCGCGCGAAGAAGCTGCGGAAGCGGCTGGCCGAGCAGGTGCCGGCGGCGGGCGGGCCCGCGCGCCGTCCGGACGGCGCCGATCACACCGCCGACTCCACCGAGCCGGACGCGCCGATCGACCTGACGCCGCCGCTCCCGACGGTCACCGACGACGACGCGGACACCGCGGCGGAGTTCGCCGGGTCGGCCGCGACCTCGGCGCCGCACGATCCCGAGCTCGACCGGATGACCGTCCAGGCCCTCCGCGACGCGGCGCGCGCCCGCGGCATCCTCAACGTCTCGCGCCTGACCAAGGGCCAGCTCATCGAGCGCCTGAGCGACTAG
- a CDS encoding GNAT family N-acetyltransferase has product MALRTVELRPATDADAAFLERVFLDVRRDEFPGVPESELAPILALQLRAHTAELTARHPRAETSIILDGGEPVGTVTVDRDGSRMHLVDIAVLAEHRGRGVASTVLSGLIDDGEHITLSVWALNAGARRLYERLGFAVVAEQFGYVLMATGVDG; this is encoded by the coding sequence ATGGCGCTGCGCACGGTCGAGCTGCGTCCGGCGACCGACGCCGACGCCGCGTTCCTCGAACGGGTCTTCCTCGACGTGCGGCGGGACGAGTTCCCAGGCGTCCCCGAGTCGGAGCTCGCGCCCATCCTCGCGCTGCAGCTGCGTGCGCACACCGCCGAGCTGACCGCACGTCACCCGCGCGCCGAGACCTCGATCATCCTGGACGGCGGCGAGCCGGTGGGGACGGTGACCGTCGACCGCGACGGCTCCCGGATGCACCTGGTCGACATCGCCGTGCTCGCCGAGCACCGCGGCCGCGGCGTCGCCTCCACCGTCCTCTCCGGGCTCATCGACGACGGGGAGCACATCACGCTGTCGGTGTGGGCGCTGAATGCCGGCGCCCGGCGCCTCTACGAGCGGCTCGGCTTCGCCGTCGTCGCCGAGCAGTTCGGCTACGTCCTGATGGCGACGGGGGTCGACGGATGA
- a CDS encoding tail fiber protein, which produces MGTPFLGEIRVVAFAYAPRGWAFCAGQLLPISQNQALFALLGTTYGGDGVTTFQLPDLRGRVPVHTGNGHTLGEVGGEEAHTLTVAELPRHNHGMSVAASATVMTPSGAAVLAQPGKAAYAPAASTTLSPLTVAPTGGGLPHENMAPYLALTYVIALQGVFPSRN; this is translated from the coding sequence ATGGGCACACCGTTCCTGGGGGAGATCCGCGTGGTCGCCTTCGCGTACGCCCCGCGGGGCTGGGCGTTCTGCGCAGGACAGCTGCTGCCGATCAGCCAGAACCAGGCGCTGTTCGCCCTGCTCGGCACCACCTACGGCGGCGACGGGGTCACCACCTTCCAGCTGCCCGATCTGCGCGGCAGGGTGCCCGTCCACACGGGGAACGGACACACCCTCGGCGAGGTCGGCGGCGAGGAGGCGCACACGCTCACCGTGGCGGAGCTGCCGCGGCACAACCACGGGATGTCGGTCGCCGCGTCCGCCACCGTCATGACGCCGAGCGGGGCGGCTGTGCTCGCGCAGCCGGGCAAGGCGGCCTACGCCCCCGCCGCGTCGACAACGCTCTCGCCCCTGACGGTCGCCCCGACCGGCGGCGGGCTGCCGCACGAGAACATGGCGCCGTACCTGGCGCTCACCTACGTCATCGCCCTGCAGGGCGTCTTCCCGTCCCGGAACTGA